Proteins from a genomic interval of Candidatus Rubidus massiliensis:
- a CDS encoding bifunctional RNase H/acid phosphatase, with protein sequence MPLYVDSEIPLIILIRHGECVHLHNRLFGQFDVALSEQGKEQIRHISTFLSSILDYLLNNHSGISTCLSSDLLRCKQSAEIIKDVIQENLHIDLNFNYTSSLREFHIGNWENKSIFEIKDEVIQYIKNYNANQWHARPPGLSAESDYMVLKRVYPILKQLKTLNQELKVEKALTKLENKLNIEDKLRFYTNLKIRFNIHILVVHEGSIRMILNSLDIPSWTPDVEKEFIYDEHQTFIKRGDLLIIKPTYKQSKKQEWEIAYHYRHDPITDIRLAI encoded by the coding sequence ATGCCATTATATGTAGATTCCGAAATTCCATTAATTATATTAATCCGTCATGGCGAATGTGTCCATTTGCATAATAGATTATTTGGTCAATTTGACGTAGCTTTAAGCGAACAAGGCAAAGAACAAATACGTCACATTTCTACTTTCTTGTCTTCCATTTTAGATTATTTACTCAATAATCATAGTGGTATAAGTACTTGCTTAAGCTCAGATTTACTTCGTTGTAAACAAAGTGCTGAGATTATAAAAGATGTGATTCAAGAAAATTTACATATAGATCTAAATTTTAACTATACCTCTTCTTTAAGGGAATTTCACATAGGCAATTGGGAAAATAAAAGTATCTTTGAGATTAAAGATGAAGTAATTCAATATATAAAAAATTATAATGCGAATCAATGGCATGCCCGTCCCCCTGGACTATCCGCTGAATCAGATTACATGGTTTTAAAAAGAGTTTATCCTATTTTAAAGCAGCTAAAAACTCTAAACCAAGAGCTCAAAGTAGAAAAAGCTCTTACTAAACTAGAAAACAAACTAAACATCGAAGATAAGCTAAGGTTTTATACTAATTTAAAAATTAGATTTAATATTCATATATTAGTTGTTCACGAAGGTTCTATACGTATGATTTTAAATTCATTGGATATCCCAAGCTGGACACCAGACGTTGAAAAAGAATTTATCTATGACGAACACCAAACCTTTATTAAACGAGGCGATTTATTGATCATAAAGCCAACGTATAAACAATCAAAAAAACAAGAATGGGAAATTGCTTATCACTATAGACATGACCCCATTACAGACATTCGCCTAGCTATATAA
- a CDS encoding putative choloylglycine hydrolase, which translates to MSENINLLSHGLLRPKKSPRAKSSVTYIKTDNGPPVSLLKVAGTYYDKGFSYGFHFSEAIKHNLQATFRFASRIGIGRVQQKVDKEVFQEKIFSLFKHVPFHYLEQMQGIIDGCKEKGNPLDNNLDLLIAVSFFEMNELMCCSMFGITPPASTDHTFHLANSEYPYRLGHDEYPVLIIHEPHNEHGEKVDHTFLNLGYAALTGSITGINEKGLAFSQIRATFLEGGFNPEGIPYPYLIEEGLRICNDVSEANELIKDKPKTSPKFYVVSDPNRSKKSVQLWFTAPEYFLSYKENEMPATSMIKEKLFAFYEPVPNAVYWLDMLAPKIAAGSEKAYYLIKNAWGHINHQKALEITKELGSRYLVLSALYDLDKLTIDFSFSYKRVPAHLRTYIHLELKELFNI; encoded by the coding sequence ATGTCGGAAAACATTAATTTATTATCGCATGGTCTGCTGCGACCAAAAAAATCGCCTAGAGCGAAAAGTTCAGTTACCTATATAAAGACTGACAATGGTCCTCCTGTCTCTTTACTAAAGGTTGCGGGTACTTATTATGATAAAGGCTTCTCATATGGATTTCACTTTTCAGAAGCTATAAAACATAATTTACAAGCAACTTTTCGTTTCGCTTCTAGAATTGGTATTGGGAGAGTGCAGCAAAAAGTTGATAAAGAAGTTTTTCAAGAAAAAATCTTTTCTTTATTTAAGCACGTACCCTTTCATTATTTGGAGCAAATGCAAGGTATAATTGATGGGTGTAAAGAAAAGGGAAACCCTTTAGATAACAATTTGGACTTATTAATAGCTGTTTCGTTTTTTGAAATGAACGAGTTAATGTGTTGCTCCATGTTTGGAATAACACCTCCTGCCAGCACAGATCATACCTTTCATTTAGCCAATTCTGAATATCCTTACCGCTTAGGTCATGACGAATACCCGGTTTTAATTATCCATGAACCTCACAATGAACATGGGGAAAAAGTGGATCATACTTTTTTAAATTTAGGTTATGCTGCTTTAACAGGTAGCATTACAGGTATCAATGAAAAAGGGCTTGCTTTTTCTCAAATTCGAGCGACCTTTTTGGAGGGGGGATTTAATCCAGAAGGGATTCCTTACCCCTATTTAATAGAAGAGGGTTTAAGAATCTGTAATGATGTAAGTGAGGCTAATGAGCTTATAAAAGATAAACCAAAAACATCCCCTAAATTCTACGTTGTATCGGATCCAAATCGATCGAAAAAATCTGTTCAACTATGGTTTACAGCACCTGAATATTTTCTATCCTACAAAGAAAACGAAATGCCAGCCACTTCTATGATAAAAGAAAAACTTTTTGCATTTTACGAACCTGTTCCGAATGCTGTGTATTGGTTAGATATGCTAGCTCCTAAAATTGCCGCAGGATCTGAAAAGGCTTATTACCTTATTAAAAATGCATGGGGACATATTAACCACCAAAAAGCTTTAGAAATAACTAAGGAACTTGGCAGTCGGTATCTTGTATTATCGGCTTTATATGATTTAGATAAACTTACTATTGATTTCTCCTTTTCTTATAAAAGAGTACCAGCTCATTTAAGAACTTATATTCATTTAGAATTAAAAGAATTATTTAATATATAA
- the ribC gene encoding Riboflavin synthase, with product MFTGIVKGKFPVTFLEKFPHLISYGVELPSTLLHNLEIGASISIDGVCQTVTAIKDNVVYFDAIKETLERTNFFQLKLSDYVNVERSLTVGSELGGHLLSGHIYTTAKILNIDETNGYDLLLEIDPQLIKYVIEKGYIALNGISLTIGKVYNNSFFIHLIPETLKITNIKDKKIGDLLNVEFDSQTQIIIHTIEQILPFYLNKLR from the coding sequence ATGTTTACAGGGATTGTTAAAGGTAAGTTTCCAGTTACATTCTTAGAAAAATTCCCCCATCTTATAAGTTATGGAGTTGAGCTACCTTCAACTCTCTTACATAATTTGGAGATCGGGGCTAGTATTTCAATAGATGGTGTCTGCCAAACTGTAACTGCCATCAAAGATAATGTCGTCTATTTTGACGCTATTAAAGAGACATTAGAGCGAACTAATTTTTTTCAATTAAAATTGTCTGACTACGTCAACGTAGAACGCTCCTTAACTGTGGGTTCAGAACTTGGAGGGCATCTTCTATCAGGACATATCTATACTACTGCAAAAATTTTAAATATAGATGAAACTAACGGCTATGATCTTCTATTAGAAATTGACCCTCAATTAATTAAGTATGTCATCGAAAAAGGGTATATTGCTTTAAATGGTATAAGCTTAACAATTGGTAAGGTTTATAATAATTCTTTTTTTATTCATTTAATCCCCGAAACATTAAAAATCACTAATATTAAAGATAAAAAAATTGGTGATCTTTTAAATGTTGAATTTGATTCTCAAACTCAAATAATTATACATACGATCGAACAAATTTTGCCCTTCTATTTAAACAAACTAAGATAA
- the topA gene encoding DNA topoisomerase 1: protein MQKALIIVESPTKIKTLKKFLGSNYLFESSMGHIRDLPEREFGIDIEHDFEPTYTLMPNKEEVVAKLKKAAKAADIIYLSPDPDREGEAIAWHITHILPKNAKVKRVTFNSITKDAVLKALENPRDIDEALVNAQQARRLLDRIVGYKISPILNRRIQRGKDSYVSAGRVQSVALKLVVDREKEIQAFKPTEYWNIGAILEPQTKEKHFKAYLYSVDGKKVEKEAVDGKEVFLIGNKETADQILKRMENVPYIVKSVERKEKKRNPVPPFITSTLQQEASRHYGYSSSRTMSIAQSLYEGVELGNGSEGLITYMRTDSVRVSPEAIEEARQFITRTYGKDYLPQQPKIYSTQKNSQDAHEAIRPANLEHTPEKLQPYLTKDQFQLYQLIWKRFISSQMMSAIYDTVSVDIKAGNDILLRATGSIIKFLGFLAVYEEKVDDELKDDENRMLPNLVENQPLHLIDLTAEQAFTRPPPRYTEASLVKELEKSGIGRPSTYATIMNKIQSRDYTVKENGRLKPTELGFVIAQMLETSFQQIMNIGFTATMEDDLELVAEAKKNWKKLIQDFWMQFYPTLEIAEKEAFVPRITTDKDCPKCGSKLQKVWHKTKYFYGCSKYPECDFSAPIEELHFNKEDYAPDFDWEQKCPICSNPMKVRHGKFGAFLGCTQYPSCKGIVNIPKKGEQIIHPQQLPTCPAIGCPGHLVARKSRFGKVFYSCSTYPECNVIVNTLEEIEKKYINHPRTPYVKKQKGKKGSKATTTTAKKSKSTKTTVKKKTETKPRNMPAYALSQELADIVGTNESQRTEVTKKIWDYIKEHKLQDEKNKRLIVPDEKLAKIFDSKEPIDMMKMAGHINKHLHKKEAHVYRDC, encoded by the coding sequence ATGCAAAAAGCTTTAATTATTGTAGAGTCACCTACTAAAATTAAAACATTAAAAAAGTTTTTAGGCTCAAATTATTTATTTGAATCTTCTATGGGTCATATTCGTGACTTGCCAGAAAGAGAATTTGGAATTGATATTGAACATGATTTTGAACCTACCTACACTTTAATGCCCAATAAAGAAGAAGTGGTAGCAAAGCTTAAAAAAGCAGCAAAAGCTGCTGATATTATTTATCTTTCTCCCGATCCTGACCGCGAAGGAGAAGCTATCGCATGGCATATTACCCACATCTTACCCAAGAATGCAAAAGTCAAAAGAGTTACCTTTAACTCAATTACTAAAGATGCTGTATTGAAAGCTTTAGAAAATCCGCGCGATATTGACGAAGCATTAGTGAATGCACAGCAAGCACGACGCCTATTAGATCGTATAGTGGGTTATAAAATTTCCCCTATTTTAAATAGACGAATTCAAAGAGGAAAAGATAGCTATGTATCAGCTGGTCGAGTTCAATCGGTCGCCTTAAAACTAGTTGTGGATAGAGAAAAAGAAATTCAAGCTTTTAAACCTACAGAATATTGGAATATAGGGGCCATTTTAGAACCCCAAACTAAAGAAAAACATTTTAAAGCTTACTTGTATTCTGTGGATGGAAAAAAAGTAGAAAAAGAAGCTGTTGATGGCAAAGAAGTCTTTTTAATTGGAAATAAAGAAACGGCTGATCAAATCTTAAAACGAATGGAAAATGTTCCATATATCGTTAAATCGGTGGAAAGAAAAGAGAAAAAACGCAATCCCGTTCCCCCTTTTATTACATCTACTTTGCAGCAGGAAGCTAGTCGACATTACGGATACTCTTCATCTAGAACCATGAGTATAGCGCAGAGCCTTTATGAAGGTGTAGAATTGGGAAATGGTTCCGAAGGGTTAATCACTTATATGAGAACCGATTCCGTAAGGGTATCTCCCGAAGCCATAGAGGAAGCTCGTCAATTTATCACAAGAACCTATGGAAAGGATTATCTTCCGCAGCAACCGAAAATCTACTCCACTCAAAAAAACTCACAAGATGCACACGAAGCGATAAGACCTGCCAACTTAGAGCACACTCCGGAAAAATTACAACCTTATTTAACGAAAGATCAATTTCAATTGTATCAATTAATTTGGAAACGATTTATTTCTTCTCAGATGATGTCAGCCATTTACGATACTGTAAGTGTAGACATTAAAGCTGGTAACGACATTTTATTAAGAGCTACAGGATCCATCATTAAATTTTTAGGTTTTTTAGCCGTTTATGAAGAAAAAGTTGATGATGAGTTAAAAGACGATGAAAATCGCATGTTACCCAACTTAGTGGAAAATCAACCGCTTCATTTAATCGATTTGACCGCTGAACAAGCTTTTACAAGGCCCCCTCCACGTTATACAGAAGCTTCGTTGGTTAAAGAATTAGAAAAATCAGGAATCGGAAGACCATCAACTTATGCGACTATTATGAACAAAATTCAAAGTCGCGATTATACTGTAAAAGAAAATGGTCGCCTGAAGCCTACTGAACTTGGTTTTGTAATAGCTCAAATGTTAGAGACAAGTTTTCAACAAATTATGAACATAGGGTTTACAGCCACTATGGAAGATGATTTGGAGCTTGTAGCAGAAGCTAAGAAGAATTGGAAAAAACTCATACAAGACTTTTGGATGCAGTTTTATCCAACTCTTGAAATTGCTGAAAAAGAAGCATTTGTCCCAAGAATTACAACAGATAAAGATTGTCCAAAATGTGGTTCAAAATTACAAAAAGTGTGGCATAAAACTAAATATTTTTATGGTTGCAGCAAATATCCAGAATGTGATTTTTCAGCTCCCATAGAAGAACTGCATTTTAATAAAGAAGATTATGCACCTGATTTCGATTGGGAACAAAAATGCCCAATTTGTAGCAATCCGATGAAAGTTCGCCATGGTAAATTTGGAGCTTTTTTAGGTTGCACCCAGTATCCTTCCTGTAAAGGAATAGTGAATATACCTAAGAAAGGTGAGCAAATTATTCATCCTCAGCAGTTACCTACTTGTCCTGCAATCGGCTGTCCTGGACATTTAGTGGCTCGTAAATCTCGTTTTGGCAAAGTTTTTTATTCTTGCTCTACTTATCCAGAATGTAATGTTATTGTTAATACGCTAGAAGAAATCGAAAAAAAATATATAAATCATCCCAGAACGCCTTATGTAAAAAAACAAAAAGGAAAAAAAGGTTCAAAAGCTACCACTACAACAGCCAAAAAATCAAAGTCAACAAAAACAACCGTTAAAAAGAAAACAGAAACGAAGCCTCGTAATATGCCAGCTTACGCTTTATCGCAAGAATTAGCTGATATTGTGGGTACAAACGAATCCCAAAGAACAGAAGTGACTAAAAAAATTTGGGATTATATAAAAGAGCACAAATTACAAGATGAAAAAAATAAACGGTTAATTGTTCCCGATGAAAAACTTGCCAAAATATTTGATTCTAAAGAGCCTATAGACATGATGAAAATGGCGGGTCACATTAATAAGCATTTACATAAAAAGGAAGCCCATGTTTACAGGGATTGTTAA
- a CDS encoding DNA protecting protein DprA — MNEEEALYILTQTPGFTPRKIIQMLNIYESPSACVEKVLQSGISGVKGKEVLEQLHEKKIQVISCFHPSYPKKLKQLIDYPILLYVKGDLSLLNQTCISIIGTRNCTLYGKEMAERISHDLVKQNILIISGLARGIDTAAHIGALTENKTCAVIGSGFNHIYPKENIRLAQQIPLLISEYPPHVPPQKFHFPQRNRIVSALSDGIVMIEAPLKSGAMITVDIGEKLGKPIFTIPGRIDNEQFLGNHSLLKQKKAHLIENYKDILLHLNKTIIDKAPSFQSQVSISEEEQKILSIFPTHEITIEEIEKKLNFSINKISIILVSLVIKRLIKEYPGKIYKRL; from the coding sequence ATGAATGAAGAAGAAGCGCTATATATTCTAACGCAAACACCTGGGTTTACACCTAGAAAAATTATACAGATGTTAAATATATATGAATCTCCATCGGCTTGTGTTGAAAAAGTATTACAAAGCGGTATAAGCGGTGTTAAAGGGAAAGAAGTTTTAGAACAGTTACATGAGAAAAAGATCCAAGTTATCTCCTGTTTTCATCCCTCATATCCAAAAAAACTAAAACAATTAATTGATTACCCCATTTTATTGTATGTTAAAGGTGATCTCAGCCTCTTAAATCAGACCTGCATTTCCATCATAGGTACACGTAACTGCACTTTATATGGTAAAGAAATGGCTGAAAGAATAAGCCACGATTTAGTTAAGCAAAACATTTTAATCATAAGTGGTCTTGCAAGAGGTATAGATACAGCAGCTCATATTGGGGCTTTAACTGAAAATAAGACTTGTGCGGTGATAGGGTCTGGTTTTAATCATATTTACCCAAAAGAAAATATTCGCTTGGCGCAACAAATTCCTCTATTAATTAGTGAATATCCACCTCACGTTCCACCTCAAAAATTTCACTTCCCTCAACGCAATCGAATTGTAAGTGCTTTATCCGATGGAATCGTAATGATAGAGGCACCCTTAAAAAGCGGGGCTATGATTACTGTAGATATAGGAGAGAAATTAGGAAAACCAATCTTTACAATTCCTGGAAGAATTGATAATGAACAATTTCTTGGCAATCACTCTTTACTAAAACAAAAAAAAGCCCATTTAATTGAAAATTATAAAGATATCTTACTTCATTTAAATAAAACCATTATAGATAAAGCACCTTCTTTTCAATCTCAAGTTTCTATCTCGGAAGAAGAGCAAAAAATCTTATCTATTTTTCCAACGCACGAGATAACAATTGAAGAGATTGAAAAAAAACTTAATTTCTCAATTAATAAAATTAGTATAATATTGGTAAGTTTAGTAATAAAAAGATTAATAAAAGAATATCCGGGAAAAATTTATAAACGATTATAA
- the parB gene encoding putative chromosome-partitioning protein ParB, with protein MTDIYNEISIELIDINPFQPRKHFSREELEELANSIKSVGILHPPLVRPVNNRYEIISGERRFRAAQLAGFKKMPVLIRKTISEISAQAALIENIQRVDLNPMEIAKAMRQLIDEFAYSQEELALKIGKKRSTIANYIRLLTLPKVIQTSVSNNQISMGHAKAILSLETQDQQVLLLEIVLRDQLTVRETEETALKLADKAKKRKLIYQTQDFYLSFLEEKMQQALGTKVSITSSGKKGKILIDYYSLDDLDRLLKIFRVEVD; from the coding sequence ATGACTGATATTTATAATGAAATTTCCATAGAACTAATAGATATAAATCCTTTTCAACCTCGAAAACATTTTTCTCGTGAAGAATTAGAAGAGCTTGCTAATTCTATTAAAAGTGTAGGTATTTTACATCCACCTTTGGTACGTCCTGTTAATAATAGATACGAAATTATTTCAGGAGAGCGTCGATTTAGGGCAGCTCAACTAGCAGGATTTAAAAAAATGCCTGTATTAATTCGAAAAACAATTAGTGAAATTTCAGCACAAGCGGCTTTAATCGAAAATATTCAACGAGTTGATCTGAATCCTATGGAAATAGCAAAAGCTATGCGACAATTAATCGATGAATTTGCATATAGTCAAGAAGAGTTAGCTCTAAAAATTGGAAAAAAGCGTTCAACTATTGCAAATTATATCCGTTTGTTAACATTGCCAAAAGTTATTCAAACAAGTGTTAGCAATAATCAGATTAGTATGGGACATGCTAAAGCGATTCTTTCTTTAGAAACTCAAGATCAACAAGTTTTATTGTTAGAAATAGTTTTAAGGGATCAATTAACAGTAAGAGAAACTGAAGAAACAGCTCTAAAACTTGCCGATAAAGCAAAAAAAAGAAAACTTATCTACCAAACGCAAGATTTTTATCTTTCTTTTTTAGAAGAAAAGATGCAGCAAGCTCTAGGAACTAAGGTTTCTATTACAAGTTCTGGCAAAAAGGGTAAAATTCTGATTGACTATTACAGCTTAGATGACTTAGATAGACTTTTAAAGATTTTTCGAGTAGAAGTAGACTAA